Proteins from a genomic interval of Caldisalinibacter kiritimatiensis:
- a CDS encoding SpoIIE family protein phosphatase, with translation MKYFIDIAYDSINKYGEELCGDNVEIIKNHDSAVIVLADGLGSGVKANILATLTSKIAATMLKEGASINETIDTIVHTLPVCNIRKLAYSTFTIIKVKDNGDVYVAEYDNPPFFLVKNNEVIDVKKRDTSINGKVVKESNFMLSEGDSLTVVSDGVIHAGVGGILNLGWRWNNVAEYLEKISTRRKCSKNISKDIITVCKNFYVNKPGDDTTAVTVKIRKPEIIDLFTGPPEDRNKDNWVVEKLIQGQGKKIVCGGTAANIVARELGEELVVNMDNMNEEVPPTATIKGIDLVTEGVLTLSKAVEKIKKYNDNLSKDDIIYNLEGKDGASLLAKTLVEDCTHLNLWVGRAINPAHQNPDMPADLSIKLKVVNELTKLMSELGKKVKLTYI, from the coding sequence GTGAAGTATTTTATAGACATAGCATATGACAGCATAAATAAGTACGGAGAAGAATTGTGTGGAGATAATGTAGAGATTATTAAAAATCATGATAGTGCTGTAATTGTTTTAGCTGATGGATTAGGAAGCGGAGTTAAGGCTAATATATTAGCAACTTTAACATCCAAGATAGCTGCTACTATGCTAAAAGAAGGTGCAAGCATTAATGAAACAATAGATACTATAGTACATACACTGCCTGTATGCAATATACGAAAATTGGCATATTCAACATTCACAATTATAAAAGTAAAAGATAATGGGGATGTATATGTTGCAGAATATGATAACCCACCTTTCTTTTTAGTTAAAAATAATGAAGTGATAGACGTAAAAAAAAGAGATACCAGTATAAATGGTAAAGTAGTAAAAGAAAGTAATTTTATGCTAAGTGAAGGTGATTCATTAACTGTAGTAAGTGATGGTGTAATACATGCAGGAGTAGGTGGTATTTTGAATTTGGGATGGAGATGGAATAATGTTGCTGAGTACTTAGAGAAAATATCCACTAGAAGGAAATGCTCGAAGAATATATCAAAGGATATAATTACGGTGTGTAAAAATTTTTATGTAAATAAACCAGGGGATGACACTACGGCTGTAACTGTAAAAATTAGAAAACCTGAAATTATAGATTTGTTTACAGGACCTCCTGAGGACAGAAACAAAGATAATTGGGTAGTTGAAAAACTAATCCAAGGACAAGGAAAAAAGATAGTTTGTGGAGGAACTGCTGCTAATATAGTTGCAAGGGAGTTAGGTGAAGAGCTAGTAGTAAATATGGATAACATGAACGAAGAGGTTCCTCCAACAGCAACCATTAAGGGGATTGATTTGGTGACTGAAGGAGTACTTACATTGAGTAAAGCAGTAGAAAAAATCAAAAAATATAATGACAATTTATCAAAAGATGATATAATATATAATCTGGAAGGTAAAGATGGAGCTTCACTTTTAGCTAAAACTTTAGTAGAAGATTGTACACACCTTAACCTCTGGGTTGGCAGGGCGATAAATCCAGCACATCAAAATCCTGATATGCCTGCTGATTTAAGTATTAAATTAAAAGTAGTGAATGAACTAACAAAATTAATGTCTGAGCTAGGGAAAAAAGTGAAACTAACATACATATAA
- a CDS encoding 4Fe-4S dicluster domain-containing protein gives MRKFESDVQLIKYEVLKEVAKLTMEGNLKAKYHTIPKKIIPGPDPMTRCCVYKEWAILDERVKLAMGGDKDNDNIIEVIDIACDECPVNRFVVTEACRGCLAHRCSEVCPVGAIYHVGHRAYIDQSKCIECGKCKEVCPYNAIADVMRPCRKACNAGALSIDENKKVVIDNEKCIQCGACVYQCPFGAIMDKSFIVDVIKLLKTAKEDNDIHVYAVVAPAISSQFTYAKIEQVITGIRKLGFHDVVEVALGADIVAQHEAKEFAESVEEKGVVTTSCCPAFVSYIEKNYPELKDNISNTVSPMIAISRLIKHLDEKAKIVFIGPCTAKKMEIQREELKGETDYVITFEELAAMLDAAEIKLEECEEGVLNNASFFGRIFARSGGVTDAIKHVIEEENLDVDFKPVSCDGLDECDKALKIARVNRLNGNFIEGMACKGGCIGGAASLHHGPKDKKEVDKYGKLAAENSVKDALRVFELDKINLDRKAE, from the coding sequence ATGAGAAAGTTTGAAAGTGATGTTCAATTAATCAAATATGAAGTTTTGAAAGAAGTTGCAAAACTAACAATGGAAGGTAATTTAAAAGCAAAATATCATACAATACCTAAAAAGATTATACCTGGTCCAGACCCAATGACAAGATGCTGTGTTTACAAGGAATGGGCAATTTTGGACGAAAGAGTTAAACTTGCAATGGGTGGAGATAAGGATAATGATAATATTATCGAGGTAATTGATATAGCGTGTGATGAATGTCCAGTAAATCGCTTTGTAGTTACTGAAGCATGTAGAGGATGTTTAGCTCACAGATGTTCTGAAGTTTGCCCAGTTGGAGCAATATATCATGTTGGTCATAGAGCATACATAGATCAAAGTAAATGTATAGAATGCGGTAAATGTAAAGAAGTATGCCCTTATAATGCTATAGCAGATGTAATGAGACCTTGTAGAAAGGCATGTAATGCTGGAGCACTTTCAATTGATGAAAATAAAAAGGTTGTTATTGATAACGAAAAGTGTATACAGTGTGGTGCATGCGTTTATCAGTGTCCTTTTGGGGCTATAATGGACAAGTCGTTCATAGTTGATGTTATAAAATTACTAAAAACAGCAAAAGAAGACAATGATATTCATGTTTATGCGGTAGTAGCACCTGCAATATCTAGTCAATTTACTTATGCTAAAATAGAACAAGTAATTACAGGAATAAGAAAATTAGGATTCCATGATGTAGTGGAAGTCGCTCTTGGTGCAGATATAGTAGCTCAGCATGAAGCAAAAGAATTTGCTGAAAGTGTTGAAGAAAAAGGAGTAGTTACAACATCATGCTGTCCAGCTTTTGTATCTTATATAGAGAAAAATTACCCAGAGTTAAAAGATAATATTTCAAATACTGTATCTCCAATGATTGCTATTTCTAGACTGATTAAACACTTAGACGAAAAAGCAAAAATAGTATTCATAGGACCATGTACAGCTAAAAAAATGGAAATACAAAGAGAGGAACTAAAAGGAGAAACGGATTATGTAATTACATTTGAAGAGTTAGCGGCAATGCTTGATGCTGCTGAAATAAAATTAGAAGAATGTGAAGAGGGTGTATTAAATAATGCTTCATTCTTTGGAAGAATATTTGCCCGATCTGGAGGAGTAACTGATGCTATAAAACATGTAATTGAAGAAGAAAATCTTGATGTTGACTTTAAACCAGTAAGTTGTGATGGTTTAGATGAATGTGATAAAGCTTTAAAAATTGCTAGAGTAAATAGATTAAATGGGAACTTCATAGAAGGTATGGCTTGTAAAGGTGGTTGTATTGGTGGTGCAGCATCATTACATCATGGGCCAAAGGATAAAAAAGAAGTTGATAAGTATGGAAAACTTGCAGCGGAAAACAGTGTAAAGGATGCTTTGAGGGTATTTGAATTAGATAAGATTAATTTAGATAGAAAGGCTGAATAG